The proteins below come from a single Fusobacterium nucleatum genomic window:
- the rfaD gene encoding ADP-glyceromanno-heptose 6-epimerase produces the protein MIIVTGGAGMIGSAFVWKLNEMGIRDILIVDKLRKEDKWLNIRKREYYDWMDKDNLKEWLACKENADKIEAVIHMGACSATTETDADFLMDNNFGYSKFLWNFCAEKNIKYIYASSAATYGMGELGYNDDVSPEELQKLMPLNKYGYSKKFFDDWAFKQKNQPKQWNGLKFFNVYGPQEYHKGRMASMVFHTYNQYKENGYVKLFKSYKEGFKDGEQLRDFVYVKDVVDIMYFMLTNNVRSGIYNIGTGKARSFMDLSMATMRAASHNDNLDRNEVVKLIEMPEDLQGRYQYFTEAKINKLREIGYTKEMHSLEEGVKDYVQNYLAKEDSYL, from the coding sequence ATGATAATTGTTACAGGTGGAGCTGGAATGATTGGTAGTGCTTTTGTATGGAAGCTAAATGAAATGGGAATAAGAGACATTCTAATAGTTGACAAATTAAGAAAAGAAGATAAATGGTTAAATATTAGAAAAAGAGAATATTATGATTGGATGGATAAAGATAATTTAAAAGAATGGTTAGCTTGTAAAGAAAATGCAGATAAAATAGAAGCCGTTATTCATATGGGGGCTTGTTCAGCTACAACAGAAACAGATGCAGATTTTTTGATGGATAATAATTTTGGATACAGTAAATTTTTATGGAATTTCTGTGCTGAAAAAAATATAAAATATATTTATGCTTCTTCTGCTGCAACTTATGGTATGGGAGAACTTGGATATAATGATGATGTAAGTCCAGAAGAGCTACAAAAATTAATGCCTTTAAATAAATATGGCTATTCAAAGAAATTTTTTGATGATTGGGCTTTTAAACAAAAAAATCAGCCTAAACAATGGAATGGATTAAAATTTTTTAATGTATATGGGCCACAAGAATACCATAAAGGAAGAATGGCCTCAATGGTATTTCACACATATAATCAATATAAAGAAAATGGATATGTAAAACTTTTTAAATCATATAAAGAGGGTTTTAAAGATGGAGAGCAACTAAGAGATTTTGTTTATGTAAAAGATGTTGTGGATATAATGTATTTTATGTTGACCAATAATGTAAGATCTGGAATATACAATATAGGTACAGGAAAAGCAAGAAGTTTTATGGATTTATCTATGGCTACAATGAGAGCAGCCTCTCACAACGATAATTTAGATAGAAATGAAGTTGTGAAATTAATTGAAATGCCAGAGGATTTACAAGGAAGATATCAATATTTTACAGAAGCAAAAATTAATAAATTAAGAGAAATAGGATATACTAAGGAAATGCACAGTTTAGAAGAAGGAGTGAAGGACTATGTCCAAAACTATTTAGCTAAGGAAGATTCTTATCTATAA
- the fplA gene encoding autotransporter phospholipase A1 FplA: MKKIFFLIYIFLNFNFAYSQNIELKSREDVEIENLESQIKVLENKIQTIKKLKNDKDKNDLKVALVLSGGGIKGYAHLGILRVLERENIKIDYITGTSIGALIGTLYSIGYSIDDIEKVLDIINVENFLETGSDTTNLPLDKKESLKKYSFYINFDNELNFSLPKGLKGNRETYLVVKNLLKNYANIKNFDDFPIPLRIIATNLNTGETKAFSKGDVSKILIASMAIPTIFEPVEIDENIYVDGLVSRNLPVEEAYDMGADLVIASDIGAPIVKKDNYNILSVLSQISTIQSSNITNVSREKASILISPDVKDISAIASSKKNDLINLGKIAAEQQIAKIKKLPKSSANRKIEKIIEDKKEKFVINKIEYNKKFDNTTVEILDNTFKNLLNRSISKKDIENTITEVYNLKYMDKIYYSINDNILYLDGEKAHSNRIGIGANYQTGYGTTFNIGTDLFFNGKFGNNINLNFKFGDYLGLDLGTLTYKNRFGILTNVGYNESPFFLYENRRKIAKFMNREAYLNIGIFTQPTNNSMISYGILSKVSSLKQDTGGNLSRNLEYSENQTKTYLRFKYDNLDSISNPMKGIKVDLIYNFAGSFGKSKSNLYGPAYNIKGYIPINPKSSFIYGLNLASLRGDRIRADQRIRLGGIYTNINNNEFEFYGFNYQEKQVKDLISLTLGFKHKIVYSLYFNTKFNIATFTENNPLENNNSKLWKDYSKGVGISISYDSPIGPIEFSISSDLKHKRPIGSISIGYKLD, from the coding sequence GTGAAAAAAATATTTTTTTTAATATATATATTTTTAAATTTTAATTTTGCATATTCACAAAATATAGAGTTAAAATCAAGAGAAGATGTTGAAATTGAAAATTTAGAAAGCCAAATAAAAGTTTTAGAAAATAAAATTCAAACAATAAAAAAATTAAAAAATGATAAAGACAAAAATGATTTAAAAGTTGCCTTAGTTTTAAGTGGTGGAGGAATAAAAGGATACGCTCATTTAGGTATTTTAAGAGTTTTAGAAAGGGAGAATATTAAAATTGACTACATAACTGGAACAAGTATAGGAGCTTTGATTGGAACATTATACTCAATAGGTTATAGTATTGATGATATTGAAAAAGTTTTAGATATAATAAATGTTGAAAACTTTTTAGAAACAGGTTCTGATACTACTAATTTACCTTTAGATAAAAAAGAAAGTTTAAAAAAATATAGTTTCTATATTAATTTTGATAATGAACTAAATTTTTCTTTACCAAAAGGTCTTAAAGGAAATAGAGAAACATACTTAGTAGTAAAAAATTTATTAAAAAATTATGCAAATATCAAAAATTTTGATGATTTTCCTATACCATTAAGGATAATTGCAACAAACTTAAATACTGGTGAAACAAAAGCCTTTTCAAAAGGAGATGTATCAAAAATTCTGATTGCAAGTATGGCAATTCCAACTATTTTTGAACCAGTTGAAATAGATGAAAATATTTATGTTGATGGACTTGTAAGTAGAAATTTACCAGTTGAAGAAGCCTATGATATGGGAGCTGATTTAGTTATAGCTTCTGATATAGGAGCACCTATTGTAAAAAAAGATAATTATAATATTTTAAGTGTTTTAAGTCAAATAAGTACTATTCAGTCTTCAAATATTACAAATGTTTCAAGAGAAAAGGCTTCAATTTTAATAAGCCCTGATGTTAAGGATATTTCTGCAATTGCTTCATCAAAAAAGAATGATTTAATAAATTTAGGTAAAATTGCTGCTGAACAACAAATAGCAAAGATAAAAAAATTACCTAAGAGCTCTGCTAATAGAAAGATAGAAAAAATTATTGAAGATAAAAAAGAAAAATTTGTTATAAATAAGATAGAATATAACAAAAAATTTGATAATACTACTGTTGAAATTTTAGATAATACTTTTAAAAATTTACTTAATAGATCTATCTCTAAAAAAGATATAGAAAATACAATTACAGAAGTTTATAACTTAAAATATATGGATAAAATTTATTATAGTATAAATGATAATATCTTATATTTAGATGGAGAAAAAGCACATTCAAATAGAATAGGTATTGGTGCTAACTATCAAACTGGTTATGGTACTACTTTTAATATTGGAACTGATTTATTTTTTAATGGAAAATTTGGAAATAATATCAACTTAAATTTTAAGTTTGGAGATTATCTAGGACTTGATTTAGGAACTCTTACATATAAAAATAGGTTTGGAATTTTAACAAATGTTGGTTATAATGAAAGTCCTTTTTTCCTATATGAAAATAGAAGAAAAATTGCTAAATTTATGAATAGAGAAGCATATTTGAATATAGGAATTTTTACTCAACCTACCAATAATTCTATGATTTCTTATGGTATACTTTCAAAAGTCTCTAGTTTAAAACAAGATACTGGTGGAAACTTATCACGAAACTTAGAATATTCTGAAAATCAAACTAAGACATATTTAAGATTTAAATATGATAATTTAGATTCTATCTCTAATCCTATGAAAGGGATAAAAGTTGATCTTATTTATAATTTTGCTGGCTCTTTTGGAAAATCAAAATCAAATTTATATGGTCCTGCGTATAATATCAAAGGTTATATTCCTATAAATCCAAAATCATCATTTATATATGGTTTAAATTTAGCTAGTTTAAGAGGAGATAGAATAAGAGCTGATCAGAGAATTAGATTAGGTGGAATATATACTAATATAAATAATAATGAATTTGAATTTTATGGTTTTAATTATCAGGAAAAACAAGTAAAAGACTTAATAAGTTTAACATTGGGATTTAAACATAAAATAGTTTATTCATTATATTTTAATACTAAATTTAATATAGCAACATTTACAGAAAATAATCCTTTGGAAAATAATAATTCTAAGTTATGGAAAGATTATTCAAAAGGAGTGGGAATATCAATAAGTTATGATTCACCAATAGGACCTATTGAGTTTTCTATTTCTTCTGATTTAAAGCATAAAAGACCAATAGGAAGTATTTCAATTGGATATAAATTAGATTAG
- a CDS encoding sulfite exporter TauE/SafE family protein has product MEFDIVKFLILAVFCFIAAVVDAISGGGGLISLPAYFAVGFPPHIALGTNKLSAFLSTFASAFKFWKAKKVNVEIVSKLFVFSLAGAVLGVKTAVSIDSKYFKPISFGILILVFLYALKNKSLGEKNYYKGTTPKTILFGKIMAFCLGFYDGFLGPGTAAFLMFCLIKIFKLDFSSASGNTKILNLSSNFASLVVFAFLGKLNWVYGLSIAIVMTFGAIIGSKLAILKGNKFIKPVFLVVTIVLILKMSVEIFF; this is encoded by the coding sequence ATGGAATTTGATATTGTTAAATTTTTGATTCTTGCAGTTTTCTGTTTCATTGCTGCTGTTGTTGATGCCATTTCTGGTGGTGGAGGCTTAATTTCTCTTCCTGCATATTTTGCAGTAGGCTTTCCACCTCACATAGCCTTAGGTACTAATAAACTTTCAGCTTTTCTTTCAACTTTTGCCAGTGCTTTTAAATTTTGGAAAGCTAAAAAAGTTAATGTTGAGATAGTTTCAAAATTATTTGTTTTTTCTCTAGCTGGTGCTGTTTTAGGGGTCAAAACTGCTGTCTCTATTGATTCAAAATATTTTAAACCTATTTCATTTGGAATACTTATCTTAGTTTTTCTATATGCCTTGAAAAACAAAAGTTTGGGAGAAAAAAATTATTATAAAGGAACTACTCCTAAAACTATTTTATTTGGAAAGATAATGGCATTTTGTTTGGGCTTTTATGATGGATTTTTAGGCCCTGGAACTGCTGCATTTTTAATGTTCTGTTTGATTAAAATATTCAAATTAGACTTTTCTTCTGCAAGTGGAAATACAAAGATTTTAAATCTTTCAAGTAACTTTGCCAGTTTAGTTGTATTTGCATTTTTAGGAAAATTAAATTGGGTTTATGGATTATCTATTGCAATTGTTATGACTTTTGGAGCTATTATTGGTTCAAAACTTGCTATATTAAAGGGAAATAAATTTATAAAGCCAGTATTTTTAGTTGTAACTATTGTTTTAATTTTAAAAATGTCAGTAGAGATATTTTTTTAA
- a CDS encoding undecaprenyl-diphosphate phosphatase, which yields MNAIILVVILAIVEGITEFLPVSSTGHMILVNKLIGGEYLSPTFRNSFLIIIQLGAILSVVVYFWKNISPFVRTKKEFVLRFRLWLKIIVGVFPAMVIGLLLDDIIDKYFLDNVLIVAITLIAYGVIFIGIEVVYKLKDIKPKVKRFAGLKYRTAFLIGLFQCLAMIPGTSRSGATIIGALLLGLSRPLAAEFSFYLAIPTMFGATALKLLKNGLAFTEMEWSYLALGSAIAFVVAYIVIKWFMDFIKKRSFASFGLYRIILGTIVIILLY from the coding sequence ATGAATGCAATTATATTGGTTGTTATTCTTGCAATAGTTGAAGGTATTACTGAATTTTTACCTGTCAGTAGTACAGGGCATATGATACTTGTCAATAAGTTGATTGGAGGAGAATATTTATCGCCAACTTTTAGAAATAGCTTTTTAATTATAATACAACTTGGAGCAATACTTTCAGTCGTAGTTTATTTTTGGAAAAATATAAGCCCTTTTGTAAGAACAAAAAAAGAATTTGTTTTAAGATTTAGATTGTGGCTAAAAATCATAGTTGGTGTTTTCCCAGCAATGGTTATAGGCTTACTATTAGATGATATAATAGACAAATATTTTTTAGATAATGTTCTTATAGTCGCAATAACTTTAATAGCCTATGGAGTTATCTTTATAGGAATAGAAGTTGTATATAAGTTAAAAGATATTAAACCTAAGGTGAAAAGATTTGCTGGACTGAAATACAGAACAGCATTTTTAATAGGACTCTTCCAATGTTTAGCTATGATACCTGGAACTTCAAGATCTGGTGCAACTATAATAGGAGCTTTGCTTTTAGGTTTATCAAGACCACTAGCAGCAGAATTTTCGTTCTATTTAGCTATACCTACTATGTTTGGAGCAACAGCCTTAAAACTTTTAAAAAATGGTTTAGCTTTTACAGAAATGGAATGGTCGTATTTAGCGTTAGGTTCAGCAATAGCTTTTGTAGTAGCATATATAGTTATTAAATGGTTTATGGACTTTATCAAAAAAAGAAGTTTTGCTTCTTTTGGATTATATAGAATAATACTGGGAACTATAGTAATTATTTTATTATATTAG